The Kribbella jejuensis genome segment GAGATCATCATCCGTGGGCGTTTGACGGCCGTTCTCGATCTTGGACACCTTCGACGGCGGCCAGCCCAGCGACTCCGCGAACTGCCGCCCGGTCGTACCCGCTGACTGGCGGAGCTGGCGGAGTCGCCTGCCGAGGGCTGTACGAGCCTCGTGGACGCTAACTGCGTCCGATGTATTGGCTGGCAAAGTCGTCCCGTCGTACTGCTCGGTGCCAGGCGGTGTCCCGCCAGTAATTGTGCTGCACGATCTGCGCCGGGTCGCTGATCAGCTCGGTGCCGAGGAACGTGTCGTTGTCGTCGAAGTTCATCCGTACGACGGTTCTCGAATCGAACAACCAATAGTCGTGCTTGGGTACGCCGTCGTTGTCGGCCTGCTCGCGCGGCAGGTAACGGATGTCTTCTCCGGCGGCGGTGGTGAACTGCGAGCACCACACACCGAAGCGGGTGTAGTCGGTCAAGGGAACGGTCACGACACGAACCCGCGCAAACCGGCGTCCGCTCGCAGTCGCGCCCCGAACCAGGTCGAGCCACTCGCCCAGCCAGGCCGGTTCATCCCGGTTGCCGGCCAGGTACTGCGCGAGCGGTTCGGCCTCATCGGGCTCGTTGTAGCGGTCACGGACCTCGAGCCGGAACGCGGTGTGCTCGAAGCTGTTGAGCAACTCCCAGAGCGAGGGCTCGCTGCTCAGCGGTCCTGCTCCTCGAGGTAGCGGAGCGCGTACATCTTCAGTACGTCCTCCGGGATCTCGATCAGGGTCTCGTGGTCTGGGACCGGGGCGACAGCGTTCACATCCGCCAGCACCTCCGGGTCCGTGACCTTCCAGCCCTGCGCGATGTAGGTCACCCGATCGGTGCGGTCGGTCGCGAACAACGTCGGCGAGCTGCTGGTCTGGGAGTTCGGGTCCTTGCCGAGGAAACGAGCGCGCATGAAGGGCCTCCTTGCTCGAAATCTGGAGAAATCCGGCTCATCATGATGATGTCGCCGCTCGTCCCCCGGCGCAACATTTGTCGGCGAGTGCGGGTGTGGAGGGCGTCAGACCTACCGGCTTTGGTGAGTTTGAGCCCGATCCGTAGCGGACGCATGCGGGTGGGCAAGGCATCGGTCATCGCTGCGTTGAGTCCGCTCTCGGACGGCCGCGCCCCGGCGACCGCCTGCGGACCTCGGCGTTTGGTGATCACGTCGGCCCGGTCGTACGGGGCGGTCGCACGCGAGCGCAGCGAGCAAATCGCGGGCGCTAGCCCGCAGTCGACGGCGGGAGCCGGCAGGTCGCGGGCGGCAGCCCGCTGTTGGGCGGCGGGAGCCGGCAGGGACGGCGTCAGCCGGGGGAGGGTGGGGTGCGCGCGGAGCGGGTGCGGGAGGGAGCGGAGCGACCGGAGCATCTGCGGAGCGCGCGGGGGGCTTACTACCTGATGCGCATGCCGGAGATTGCGCGGGCGATCACCAAGCGTTGGATTTCGGAGGTGCCTTCGAAGATGGTGTAGATCTTGGCGTCTCGGTGCATGCGTTCGACCGGGTATTCGCGGGTGTAGCCGTTGCCGCCGAGGATTTGGATGGCTTCTTCGGTGACTTTTACGGCTACTTCGCCGGCCTTCAGTTTGGCCATGGAGCCTTCGCCGTGGCGGTAGTCGGGGGTTTCGCCGCGCATGAGGGCGGCGGACATGTTGGCGGCTCGCCAGACCAGCAGCCTTGCGGCGTCGATTTCCAGGGCCATGTCGGCGAGTTTGAAGGCGATGCCCTGGTTGTCGATGATCGGGCGGCCGAACTGTTCGCGGGTTTTGGCGTAGTCGAGGGCTACTTCGTAGGCGGCGCGGGCGATGCCGACGGCTTGGGCGCCGACGATGTGGCGGGTCATTTCGAAGGTGGCCATCGAGGCGTTGCGGCCGGTCGAGCCGGCAGCGTTGGGACCGGCAGTACGCGCGGCGGCTTCGCGGGCTCGGGCGAGGCGTTCGTCGAGTTTTTCCTTGCCGCCGAGGACGTTGGCGGCCGGGATACGGACGTTGTCGAAGAAGACGTCGGCGGTGTGCGATGCGCGCAGGCCGTGCTTCTTCAACTTCGTACCCTGCTCGAGACCGCGAACCTCCGACTTGGGTACGACGAACGCCGCCTGGCCCTTCGTACCGAGCGACGGGTCGACTGTGGCGACGACCACGTGGATGTCCGCGATGCCGCCGTTCGTGGCCCAGGCCTTCTGACCGTTGATGACCCACTCACCAGAAGCCTCATCAAAAACAGCACGAGTACGAATGGCCGAGACGTCCGAGCCGGCGCCGGGTTCGGACGAGCAGAAGGCGGCGACGCGTACGTCGTCAGGGGTGCCGTAGCACCGCGGCATCCACTGGCTCCACTGTTCCGGCGTACCGTTCGAGAAGATGGCCGATGATGCCAGACCGGTGCCCTTCAACGACATACCGATGCCGGCGTCGCCCCAGAACAGTTCCTCGTGGACGAGCGGCATCAGCAGGCCGGACGGGTCGACGAACAGGTTGATGTTGGCGTCGAGACCGTACAGACCGATCTTCGCGGCCTCCTGGATCACCGGCCACGGGGTCTCCTCGCGCTCGTCCCACTCCGCGGCGGCCGGCCGGATCACATCGGCGGCGAAGGAGTGCGCCCAGTCGCGGATCTCCTTCTGCTCCTCGTTCAGCGCCAGCGAGAAGGGGCTCCAGCCCGGCTTGGAACGCTCGGAGCCGAGTTCACCGGCCAGTGCCATCACGTCGGCGGAGACAACAGGGTCGCTCATCAGGTCCTCACAGCTGCGGGGATGTTACCGATGAGTGTAACTGTCGTTTGCACCAAGGGGTACCACTGTGGCTAAGATCGATCCATGAGCTCCGCGCTGCTCGCGATCGGACGCCGCCGGACCACGGCGGAGCGCCGTCGCGACCGGGAGCGGGACATCATCCGCGCCACCCGGGAGCTGTTCGACGAGCGCGGCACGATCGACGCCCAGATCGACGATATCGCCAAGCGGGTCGGGATCAACAAGGCGCTGATCTACCGGCACTTCGCCGGCAAGGAGGAGCTGTTCGCGCTCACCCTCGTCGACTACCTCCAGGAGCTCGACGAACGCCTGGAAGAAAATGACGGCCCGCGAAGGGCGCCGCTGAACAGGCTCAAGGCGCTCAGCGAGACGTTCGTCGACTTCTGCCTCGGCTACCCGGCCTTCACCGATTGCGCGATGAGCCTGTTGAGAAGGACCGGCGAGGAGCTGTTCGGCGAGATCACCGAGCCGGTGATGGTCAAACTCGGTACGGCGATGGCGGCGCCGCTGGACCGGATCGCCGCCGTCCTCAAGGCCGGCCAGCGCACCGGGGTGTTCGACGAGGTGGACACGGCGTACCTGGCGAACCATCTGTACACCCAGACCCTGGGGTCGTTGCACATGGCAAGGGTCGGGCTGATCGTGTCGGGCAGCCAACCGGGACACCCGGTGGTGCATCATGCCGATGTCGGCACCGTCCGGTCGACGGCGATCACCGCCACGCTCGCCACCGCGGTCGGCCGCAAGGCCCTGAATCACAAGGCCGCAGTGGGCCAGAAGGCCGCGGTAGGCCAGAAAGCTCTGCCAACCAAGAAGACCCGCTCCGCAAGCACTAGAGCAGGAGAGACATCGTGACCGAACCGCGCAAGGTGGCCGTGGTCGCCGGTAACCGGATCCCGTTCGCCCGGCAGGACAAGACCTACCGGCACGCCTCGAACTCCGACATGCTCACCGCCGCGCTGAACGGTCTCGTCGACCGGACCGGCCTCGGCGGGCAGGAGGTCGGCGAGGTGGTGGCCGGCGCGGTCCTCAAGCACGCCCGCGACTGGAACATGGTGCGCGAGGTGGTGCTCGGGTCGAAGCTGGCCCCGACCACCCCGGCGTACGACATCCAGCAGGCGTGTGGCACCGGGCTGGAGGCCGCGATCCTGGTCGGCAACAAGATCGCGCTCGGCCAGATCGACGCGGGTATCGCCGGCGGCGTCGACACCGCGTCCGACGCCCCACTGAGCGTCAACGACCACCTGCGCAACATCCTCCTGGACCTGAACCGGGCGAAGACGTACCCGGACCGCCTCAAGGTGCTGGCCCGCGTCCGCCCGAAGGACGTCGTACCGGAGATCCCGCGCAACGCCGAGCCGCGGACCCGGAAGTCGATGGGTGAGCACGCCGCGCTGACCGCGCTGGAGTGGGGTATCACCCGCGAGGCGCAGGACGAGCTCGCCTACCGGTCCCACATGAACCTGGCCGCCGCGTACGACCGGGGCTTCCAGCAGGACCTGATCACGCCGTACCTGGGTCTCGAGAAGGACCAGAACCTCAGGCCCGACACGACACTCGAGAAGCTGGCGAAGCTGAAGCCCGTCTTCGGCCAGGGCGAGACCGCGACGATGACGGCCGGCAACTCCACGCCGCTGACCGACGGCGCCTCGACAGTGCTGCTGTCGACCGACGAATGGGCCGAGCAGCACGGGCTGCGGCCGCTGGCGTACCTCACGCACTCCCAGACCGCCGCGGTCGACTACGTGAAGGGCGCCGAAGGTCTCCTGATGGCTCCTGCCTACGCGGTGCCGAGGATGCTCCAACGGGCAGGCCTGACGCTGCAGGACTTCGACTACTACGAGATCCATGAGGCGTTCGCGTCCCAGGTGCTGGCCACCCTGAAGGCGTGGGAGGATCCGATCTTCTGCAAGGAACGGCTCGGCCTGGACGCTCCGCTCGGCGAGGTCGACCGGGACAAGCTGAACGTGAACGGCAGCTCGCTGGCCGCGGGCCATCCGTTCGCCGCGACCGGCGGGCGGATCGTCGCCGCGCTGGCCAAGCAACTGGACGAGAACGGTGGCGGCCGCGGTCTGATCTCGATCTGCGCCGCGGGTGGCCAGGGTGTCGTCGCCATCCTCGAGAAGTAGGAGTTGAGATGACGGATCGCTACCAGACCTTCACCCGGACACCGCTCGGCAAGACCCTGGTGAAGAACCTCGGCCTGCCCGACCCGATGCCGCTGCCCCGCTGGTACGAGGGCGCCCCGGTGATCGACGGTACGGTCGTCTTCGGCGCGATCGGCGAGACCGACGCCGGCAAGGCGATCCAGGCCCTGCTGCGCGACATCGGCGCCTCGTTCAGTACGGCGACCGAAGGCGTCGCGTCCAGCGAGATCCGCCCAAAGGCGCTGGTCTTCGACGCGACCGGCGCGACCTCGACCGCGGACCTGAGCAGCCTGCAGCGGTTCTTCTCCCCCGTGATCCGTCAGCTCGCCCCGGCGGGCCGCGTGATCGTCATCGGCCGTACGCCGGAACTCGCCGGCTCCACCGACCAGCACGTCGCGCAGCGCGCGCTGGAGGGCTTCACCCGCAGCCTCGGCAAGGAGGTGAAGCGCGGCGCGACGGTCAACCTGGTGTACGTCGCTCCCGACGCGCACGAGCAGCTCGACTCCACGCTGCGCTTCTTCCTCTCCCCCAAGTCGGCGTACGTCGACGGTCAGGTCGCCCGGATCGGCACCGGCCCGCTGGTCAGCAACGATCCGCATCGGCCGCTGGCCGGTCGTACGGCGCTCGTCACCGGCGCGGCCCGCGGGATCGGCGCCGCCATCGCGGACACCCTCGCCCGCGACGGCGCGACCGTGATCGGTGTCGACGTACCGCAGAACGCGGACCCGCTGCGCAAGGTGATCTCGAAGATCGGCGGTACCGAACTCCTCCTCGACGTGACCGCCGTCGACGCCGCGCAGCGGATCGCGGCGCACGCGCACGACCAGCACGGCGGCCTCGACATCGTCGTCCACAACGCCGGCATCACCCGCGACCGGCGGCTGGTGAACATGCGGACCGACGCCTGGGATGCTGTCCTCGACGTCAACCTGCGCGCTCCCGAGCGGATCACCAAGCATCTGGTCGAATCCGGCACGCTCCGCGACGGCGGCTCGATCGTCGGCGTCTCGTCGATGGCCGGGATCGCGGGCAACAACGGCCAGACGAACTACGCGACCTCGAAGGCCGGCGTGATCGGCCTGGTGCAGGCGCTCGCGCCGGTGCTGGCCGAGAAGCAGATCCGGATCAACGCGGTCGCGCCCGGGTTCATCGAGACCGAGATGACCGCGAAGATCCCGTTCGCGATCCGCGAGGTCGGCCGCCGGCTGAACTCGCTGCAACAGGGCGGCCTGCCGATCGACGTCGCGGAGACGATCGCCTGGTTCGCGGATCCGGCGTCCGCGGGCGTGACCGGCAACGTGGTCCGCGTCTGCGGCCAGAGCCTGCTGGGTGCCTGAGATGCCCACCCGGCGGTACGACGACTCCCCCGGCCTCGGTTCGCTGTACGCGCGGACCGTCAAAGCCACCCTCCGCCGCGCCGACTACGAGCCGACCGAGGACGGCCTCACGCTCGAACTGCCGCGGTCCGCGATCGACCAGGACCACCTGCAGGCGTATCGAGAAGTCACCGGGTTCGCGGCGGGGCCCGCGCTCCCACCGACGTACCCGCACGTCCTGGCCTTCCCGCTGCACTTGGACCTGATGTCCGACCCGTCGTTCCCGTACAAGCCGATGGGGATCGTGCACCTGTCCAACACGATCACGCAAGCGCAGCCGATCCCGTTGCACGCCGAGCCGTCGATCCGCGTGCACAGTACGCCGGAACGCCCGCATCAGAAGGGCACCGTGTTCGACGTGGTCAGCGAGGTCTTCGTCGACCAGGAACTGGTGTGGAGCGACCTGACCACGCTGCTCAGCCGCTCGGCCGGTACGCCGGACGCGCACGCCGACCTGCTCACCGACCCGGTGCTCAGCGCGAACGCGTGGTGGGACCTGCGCGGCAACCTCGGCCGCCGGTACGCCGCCGCGTCCGGCGACCGGAACCCGATCCACCTGTTCAAGCTCACCGCGCAGGCGTTCGGGTTCCCGCGCCAGATCGCGCACGGTATGTGGGCCAAGGCCGCCGCGCTCGCGTCCGTCCAGCGGGCCCGCGCGCTGCCGGACGCGTTCACGGTCCGCGTGGACTTCCGCAAGCCGTTGCTGCTCCCGTCCCGGGTCCAGTTCGGCTACCAGCAGACCGGCAAGACGACCGACTTCGCGCTGTACGACGAGTCACACGACCTCACCCACCTGATCGGACAGCTGCAGGAACGCTGAGGTCCGCGATCCGGTCGAGCACCTCACCGATCGGCGAGGCCTCCCACTTGCTGCCGTCCCGTTCGCGAACCGCGAGCTCGCCGCCGGCGGCTTCGCGGGCGCCGATGACCGCTTGGTACGGCGCCAACCGGTTCTCGCGGATCCGCGCGCCGAGGCTGCCCTCGTCCGCATGCGCGATCTCCACCCGCAGGCCCCGGTCCGAGGCGCGGCGGGCCACCTCGGCCGCGACCTTCTCCTCGTCGTCCGAGATCGGCAGTACGACGACCTGCACCGGCGCGAGCCACGCCGGGAACGCGCCGCCGTGCACCTCGATCAGCTGCGCCATCGCGCGTTCGATGCTGCCGACGATCGCCCGGTGCACCATCACCGGCCGGTGTTTGTTGCCGTCGGCACCGATGTACTCGAGCCCGAACGCGGCCGGCTGGTGGAAGTCGATCTGGACGGTCGACAGGCTGAACTCGCGGCCGGCCGAATCCATCATCTGGATGTCGATCTTCGGCCCGTAGAACGCCGCGTCGCCCGGCGCGTCCTCGTAGTCGACGCCCGCGTCCTCCAGCACCTCGCGGAGCAGCGCGGCCGCCTGCGCCCAGCTCGCCGCGTCACCGACGTACTTGCTCGACGGACTGTTGAACTCGGCATCGACCGACGGCAGCGCAAGGACGTACCGGGACGCCTCGATGCCCATGTCCGCGTACGCCTGGTTGATCAGCCGCAACGCGGACGCTGCTTCCGCGGCGACCTGGTCGAGGCGGCAGAAGATGTGCGCGTCGTTGAGCTGCATCGCACGCACCCGGCTCAGGCCGCCGATCGCTCCGGACAGCTCGGCGCGGTACTGGCCGCCGAGTTCGGAGATGCGCAGCGGGAGTTCGCGGTAGCTGTGCGACCGGGAGCGGTACATCAGCGCGTGGTGCGGGCAGATGCTCGGCCGCAGTACGAGCTCCTCGCCGCCGATGTCCATCGGCGGATACATGTCGTCGTGGTACTTCGCCCAGTGGCCGGAGATCTCGTACAGCTCCTTCTTGGCCATCACCGGCGAGTACACCTGCTGATAGCCGGCTCTTCGCTCGACCTCGGCGATGTAGCTCTCGAGCGCTCGCCGTACGGCGGCACCAGCCGGCAACCAGTAGGGCAGGCCCGCGCCGATGAGCGGGTCGGAGTCGAACAGGCCGAGCTCGCGGCCGATCTTGCGGTGGTCGTACATCGTGGTCTCCTCGTTCAGATGGGGGCGAGGGACCGCGGGCAAACGAGGAAGCCCCGGGGCACTCGCCCCGGGGCTTCGTTCGACAGTCAGCTGTCAGCGCGCCGGGACATACTCCGGCGTCGTCGTGACTACAGCGCGCTGCGACATGCTCCTAAGTTAGCAGATCCGAGTCCAGCCCGACCGGACGGATGAGCCCCTCCTGCGCGACGGACGCGATCAGCCGGCCGTCGACGGTGTAGAGCCGGCCGGTCGCGAAGCCGCGCGCTCCGGATGCCGACGGCGAGGCCTGGTCGTAGAGCAGCCACTCGTCGGCGCGGAACGGACGATGGAACCACAACGCGTGGTCGAGCGACGCGGGCTGGATCCGTCGGTCGCCGATCACGATGCCGTGCGGGAGCAGGCTCGCGCCGAGCAGAGTCAGGTCACTCGCATACGCAAGCACACACGCGTGCATCGCCGGCTCGTCAGGCAGCTTCCCTGCCGCGCGGATCCAGAACTGCCGCCCGGTCACACCTGCGAGCCGTACGTCGAGCGCCGCCCACTCGCGGTCCCAGTCCGCCGCGGACCGCCCGCTCTGCGCTTCCAGCACGGTCGCGAGCCGCGGCGCCTCTTCCGGCGGTACGGCGTCGTCCGGCATCGGGTCCTGGTGGTCGAGACCGGGCTCCGGTCGCTGGAACGACGCCGACATGTAGAAGATCGGCTTCCCGTGCTGGGACGCGACCACCCGGCGGCTGCTGAACGAGCCGCCGTCGCGTGTCGGCTCCGCGCGGTACACGATCGGTACCGAGGTGTCGCCGGCGCGCAGGAAGTACCCGTGCAGCGAGTGCACGACTCGTTCGGCGTCGACGGTCCGGCTGGCCGCGGCGAGCGCCTGGCCGAGGACCTGTCCGCCGAACACCCGCTGCATCGAGGTCTGCGGCTGACGACCGCGGAACAGGTCGACGTCGATCTTCTCCAGGTCGAGCAGCTCGACCAGATCCTCCAGCGACTCAGGCATGCCTCATCCTGACAGGCGCGAGCGCCGTACTAGCCCGTACGCACTGTGGAAACGATCACGTCGGGCTAGTTGTCGTCCTCGCGGTTCAGCTCGGCCAAAAACTGTTCCACCTCGGCACCGAGCTCGTCCGCGGACGGGGTGGAGTCGGCGAGCAGGCTCTTGCGGCTGAGTGAACCGGCCGCGGCGTCGTACTGGGTTTCGAGGGCCTTGACGACCGCGCTCGCGTCCTCGGAGGCGTCGACCTGCTCGTCGACCAGCCGGCCGGTGACGGCGGCCTCGTCGAGCAGGGCCTTGCTAGGGAGCAGCAGGCCGGTCGCGGCCGAGATCGCGTGCACGAGCGCGAGCGCGGCGCCCGGGAAGCGGTTCTCGGCCAAGTAGTGGGGCACGTGGACGGCGAAGCCCATCGCGTCCTTGCCGGCCTCGCCCAGGCGCACCTGCAGCATGGTGCCGGCGCTCGCGGGCAGCACCATCTCGCCGTCCCAGATGTTCGACCGGGTGACCAGCTCGGGCCGGGTCGCGTGCGCGGTCAGGCCGAGCGGCCGGGTGTGCGGCACGCCCATCGGGATGCCGTGCACGCCGACGGTCAGCGTCACGTTGTAGAGCTCGATGAGCTGTCGGACCGCACCGGCGAACCGGTCCCAGTGGTTGTCCGGCTCGGCGCCCTCGAGCAGCAGGAACTCGACGCCCGCGTCGTCGGTCAGCAGGTGCAGCGACAGGTGCGGCGGCGTGTAGTCGGTGAACCGGTCCTCGGCGAACGTCACCTCGGGCCGGCGGGCCCGGTAGTCGTGCAGCAGGTCGACGTCGAACCGCGCCAGCAACCGGTGGTCGAGCACCTCGAGCAGGTGGTCGGCGGTCACGCGCCCGGCCAGGCCGGCGTCCATGAAGCCGTCCAGCGAGTGCACCATGACCTTCGGCGTCGCCGCCGGGCCGGTCGCCACCGACTCGTCGACGATCTCGTAGAGGTCGTCCGGTCGCAGCATCGTCGTCTCCTTCGCAGTTGCCAGGCGCTTGCATTGTTTCCAACGCCGGGGCCTGACGGACAAATTCCGGGTGCCGGGAAGATTCCGGCGGTTCCACGACCCGGCACCGGCGCGACAAGGTTGGAAAGCGCTTGCTAGCTTTGTCCCGTGAGCCACGAACCCGCTTCCGCCCCGACCGTCATGCTGGCGATGAACGAGAGCAGCCGCGAGCGCGTGCTGGTCCCGTCCGTCGGGAAGCGCCTGGAGGCGGTCGCGACCGTCCTGCCGGTCGGTCCCGGTGCCAGTTTTTTGGCCGACCCCGCCGTACGCGCGGCGCTCCCGGACGTCGACGTACTGCTCACCGGCTGGGGCTGCCCGCGGATCGGCGCGGAGGTGCTGGACGCCGCCCCGAAGCTGCGGGCGATCCTGCACGCGGCCGGCTCGGTGAAGGCGATCGTGGACCCGATCGCGTTCGACCGGGGCATCCAGGTGTCGTCGGCGGCGACCGCGAACGCGCAGCCGGTCGCCGAGTTCACGGTGGCGGCGATCGTACTGGCCGGGAAGCGGGCGTTCCGGCTCGCGGCGCAGTACCGCCTGGAGCGGCGTAAGGCCGACCCGCACGCCATGCCGGGCAGCTACGGTACGACGGTCGGCCTGCTCGGAGCGTCCCGGATCGGGAAGATGGTCGCCGAGCGGTTGCGCGGGTTCGACCTCGACGTACTGATCAGCGATCCGTACCTGACCGCGGACGAGGCGGCCGCGCTGGGCGCGGAACTGGTCGACAACGACACGCTGTTCCGCCGCAGTGACATCCTCAGCGTGCACGCGCCGCTGCTGCCGGAGACCGTCGGGCTGGTCGACGCACGCCTGCTCGGTCTGCTGAAGGACGGCGCGTCGCTGATCAACACCGCGCGCGGCAAGATCATCGACGCCGACGCGCTGCTCCGCGAGTGCGCGTCCGGCCGGATCGACGCCGTCCTGGACGTCACCGACCCGGAGCCGCTGCCGCCGGACTCGCCGCTGCTCGACCTGCCGAACGTGTTCGTCACCCCCCACGTCGCCGGTGCCGTCGGCAACGAGATCGCCCGCCTCGGCGAACTCGCCGTCAGCGAACTCGAACGCCTCGTCTCCGGACAACCCCTGCTGCACGCCATCAGCCCCACCGAACTCGGAAGGCTCGCATGACCCACCTGATCCTCCCCGACACCGACCGGGTGCTGTCTCGTCAGACCGGGTGGACGCGCAGGCATTGGGAAGCGCTGGCCGATCATCTGCTCGACTCGCTCGTGCCGTACTTCTCCCCCGGTGCCTCGCTGGTCGAACTGCCCGGCCGCCCGAGCCGGTCCGGTACGGCGTCCGACGCGCTGGAAGGCTTCGCGCGATCGTTCATGCTCGCCGCGTTCCGGATCGCCGGCGTGCAGGGCAAGGGCTGCGAGCAGTTGACCGAGCGGTACGCGCGCGGCGTCGCGAACGGTGCGAACCCGGACCACCCCGAGGCGTGGCTGCGGCTCACCCCGCGCTCGCAGCAGATGGTCGAAGCAGCGGCGATCGCGGTGTCGCTGCACGAGACCCGCGAGTGGATCTGGGACCGGCTCGACACCCGCGCCCAGGAGCACGTCGCCGAGTGGCTCGGCGGTTTCAACGGCTCGACGACGCATGACAACAACTGGCGGTTGTTCCAGGTGGTCAGCGAGCAGTTCCTCGCGTCGGTCGGAGCGCCGTACCGGCAGGAGGACATCGACGGCGGCCTCGACCGGATCGAGGACTGGTACGTCGGCAACGGCTGGTACTCCGACGGCGACGGGCAGAACTTCGACAACTACATCGGCTGGGCGATGCACCTGTATCCGGGCCTGTGGGCGCGGATGGCCGCGGCGACGCCGGGAGCGCAGTACGAGGACCGGTTGAAGCTGTACAAGGAGCGGATCCGGCTGTTCCTGGAAGACGCCGTTCATTTCGTCGGGAACGACGGGGCGCCGATCTACCAGGGGCGGTCGCTGACGTACCGGATGGCCGCCGCGGCGCCGTACTGGATGGGCGCACTCCTCGACTCGACGCCGCTGACGCCCGGTGAGACGCGGCGGCTGTGCTCCGGGATCGCGCGGCACTTCGTCCAGCACGGGGTGCCGGACGAGCGCGGGGTGCTGACGCTCGGGTGGTACGACACGTTCCTGCCGACGACACAGCAGTACTCCGGGCCCGGGTCACCGTACTGGGCTTCGAAGGGGTTCGTCGGGTTGATCCTGCCGCCGGAGCATCCGGTGTGGTCGGATCCGGAGGACTCGATTCCGCTCGACGACGCCGATCAGCAGAGGGCGATGCCGGAGCCGGGGTGGATCCTGCACGGGAGCCGGCACGACCAGGTGGTGCAACTGGTGAACCACGGCGCCGACCACGCGCCGGTTGCGGAGCCTGACGGTGTCGAGCCGGCGGGCGATCCGCACTACAACCGGTTGGCGTACGCGAACCACGCCGGGCCGGATCTGTCGGACCGCGAGCCCGGCATCGACAACCTGATCTCGCTGGTCACTCCGGACGGAACTGCGAGCGGACGCGGGCGAATCCGGCGACTCGGGGTCGAGGGGCGTACGGCGTCCTCCTGGCACAAGGCATGGCTGGGATCCGACGGCCCGTGGAAGATCGAGATCACCTCACTCGTGCGGAACGGCTGGGAGATCCGCTGCGCTTTGGTCGAAGGACCAGCTGGCGCCACCGTCCGCACCGCCGGCTTCGCCGTAGCCGGCAACTCGTTGCCCGAAGCAACCTCCACCGAAGCGGCCGCCGCTGCACGGAACGCGGACGGGTTGTTGTCTGCTGTTGTTGGTTTGTACGGGTATGAGGCGGCTGGGGTGCACCGCGCGGTGGGAGTGAACCCGTTCGGAGTGCACTCGGCCACGCCGTACCTGACTGCACCGCATCACGGTGAGCCGCTGATGCTGGTGAACGCCGTGCTGCTGACCCGCGACGCGCTCCGGCCAGAGGCGCTTGCTGAGGGCATCCAGGTGCGGGTGGACGGGACGACCGTCCGGATCGGCCTGCCCGGCGGCGATACCGAGGTGGTGGAGTTGGGCAGAGTAGATTGACGGGATGAGCACGTACGAGAAACTCCTGCAGGAACAGATCGGGAACGAATTCACGGCGTCGCAGCAGTACGTGGCAGTCGCTGTCTGGTACGACGAGCAGGATCTCCCACGGCTGGCTGCGCACTTCTACAAGCAGTCCCTGGAAGAGCGCAACCACGCGATGATGATGGTTCAGTACCTGCTCGACAAGGACATCCGGCCGCACATCCCGCCGGTCGGTGAGGTGGAGTCGGACTTCAGGACCGCGATCGACCCGCTGGAGCTCGCGCTGGCACAGGAGATCA includes the following:
- a CDS encoding acetyl-CoA C-acetyltransferase, with protein sequence MTEPRKVAVVAGNRIPFARQDKTYRHASNSDMLTAALNGLVDRTGLGGQEVGEVVAGAVLKHARDWNMVREVVLGSKLAPTTPAYDIQQACGTGLEAAILVGNKIALGQIDAGIAGGVDTASDAPLSVNDHLRNILLDLNRAKTYPDRLKVLARVRPKDVVPEIPRNAEPRTRKSMGEHAALTALEWGITREAQDELAYRSHMNLAAAYDRGFQQDLITPYLGLEKDQNLRPDTTLEKLAKLKPVFGQGETATMTAGNSTPLTDGASTVLLSTDEWAEQHGLRPLAYLTHSQTAAVDYVKGAEGLLMAPAYAVPRMLQRAGLTLQDFDYYEIHEAFASQVLATLKAWEDPIFCKERLGLDAPLGEVDRDKLNVNGSSLAAGHPFAATGGRIVAALAKQLDENGGGRGLISICAAGGQGVVAILEK
- a CDS encoding acyl-CoA dehydrogenase family protein, whose amino-acid sequence is MSDPVVSADVMALAGELGSERSKPGWSPFSLALNEEQKEIRDWAHSFAADVIRPAAAEWDEREETPWPVIQEAAKIGLYGLDANINLFVDPSGLLMPLVHEELFWGDAGIGMSLKGTGLASSAIFSNGTPEQWSQWMPRCYGTPDDVRVAAFCSSEPGAGSDVSAIRTRAVFDEASGEWVINGQKAWATNGGIADIHVVVATVDPSLGTKGQAAFVVPKSEVRGLEQGTKLKKHGLRASHTADVFFDNVRIPAANVLGGKEKLDERLARAREAAARTAGPNAAGSTGRNASMATFEMTRHIVGAQAVGIARAAYEVALDYAKTREQFGRPIIDNQGIAFKLADMALEIDAARLLVWRAANMSAALMRGETPDYRHGEGSMAKLKAGEVAVKVTEEAIQILGGNGYTREYPVERMHRDAKIYTIFEGTSEIQRLVIARAISGMRIR
- a CDS encoding MaoC family dehydratase; the protein is MPTRRYDDSPGLGSLYARTVKATLRRADYEPTEDGLTLELPRSAIDQDHLQAYREVTGFAAGPALPPTYPHVLAFPLHLDLMSDPSFPYKPMGIVHLSNTITQAQPIPLHAEPSIRVHSTPERPHQKGTVFDVVSEVFVDQELVWSDLTTLLSRSAGTPDAHADLLTDPVLSANAWWDLRGNLGRRYAAASGDRNPIHLFKLTAQAFGFPRQIAHGMWAKAAALASVQRARALPDAFTVRVDFRKPLLLPSRVQFGYQQTGKTTDFALYDESHDLTHLIGQLQER
- a CDS encoding DUF6879 family protein, with product MLNSFEHTAFRLEVRDRYNEPDEAEPLAQYLAGNRDEPAWLGEWLDLVRGATASGRRFARVRVVTVPLTDYTRFGVWCSQFTTAAGEDIRYLPREQADNDGVPKHDYWLFDSRTVVRMNFDDNDTFLGTELISDPAQIVQHNYWRDTAWHRAVRRDDFASQYIGRS
- a CDS encoding TetR/AcrR family transcriptional regulator, with the protein product MSSALLAIGRRRTTAERRRDRERDIIRATRELFDERGTIDAQIDDIAKRVGINKALIYRHFAGKEELFALTLVDYLQELDERLEENDGPRRAPLNRLKALSETFVDFCLGYPAFTDCAMSLLRRTGEELFGEITEPVMVKLGTAMAAPLDRIAAVLKAGQRTGVFDEVDTAYLANHLYTQTLGSLHMARVGLIVSGSQPGHPVVHHADVGTVRSTAITATLATAVGRKALNHKAAVGQKAAVGQKALPTKKTRSASTRAGETS
- a CDS encoding 3-oxoacyl-ACP reductase yields the protein MTDRYQTFTRTPLGKTLVKNLGLPDPMPLPRWYEGAPVIDGTVVFGAIGETDAGKAIQALLRDIGASFSTATEGVASSEIRPKALVFDATGATSTADLSSLQRFFSPVIRQLAPAGRVIVIGRTPELAGSTDQHVAQRALEGFTRSLGKEVKRGATVNLVYVAPDAHEQLDSTLRFFLSPKSAYVDGQVARIGTGPLVSNDPHRPLAGRTALVTGAARGIGAAIADTLARDGATVIGVDVPQNADPLRKVISKIGGTELLLDVTAVDAAQRIAAHAHDQHGGLDIVVHNAGITRDRRLVNMRTDAWDAVLDVNLRAPERITKHLVESGTLRDGGSIVGVSSMAGIAGNNGQTNYATSKAGVIGLVQALAPVLAEKQIRINAVAPGFIETEMTAKIPFAIREVGRRLNSLQQGGLPIDVAETIAWFADPASAGVTGNVVRVCGQSLLGA